ATCAGCTGTGCGCGCATATCCGCGCTGAGGCGGAACGTAGAGAGCCGCTCGCGCGGCATATCCAGCAGCATGGCCATACCCGAGCGGCTGCCCGCATGCAGCAGCTGGGCCTGCGCGTCCTGCCCCCTGCAGGACGTGCAGAGCATGCCCCCCAGCGCCGCGCTGAAGTGCCCCTCGCCCGCTACGGGCGCGCCGCACACCACGCAGGCGTTCATCTCGGGCCGGAAGCCCAGCGTGTCCATGATGCGCAGCAGCACGCACAGCGCCACGTCCTGCGGCGGCAGTTTGCCGTAGCAAAGCTCGGTGAGCGCGTAGAGCAGCCAGGAGAACACCGCGGCGTGCATTTCCCCGTCCACCGCCACCTCCTCGCACAGGTTGGCCAGGTACGTGGCGCACGTAAAGGCGTCCAGATCCAGCGCCAGGTCAAAAAAGCTATCGCGCACGCTCACCTGGGTGACGGTATACTTGCCCGCGCCGATTTCCCGCAGCATAAACTCCCCGAAGCAAAAGAGCTGGCCCGCGGGCCGCAGCTTGCTGGCGGGCCTGCGGCAGCCGCGCGCCCCCGCATGCACGCAGCCGCGCTGCGGAGAAAGGATCGTGATCATGCGGTCGTACTCTTTGTAATTGGCGGTGCGCACCACAATGCCCTCGATTTTTTCCATCACCACGGCAACGCCCCCCCTGTTTTGCGCTACGCCGGACGCTCCGGCCCCTGGTTTTGCCTGATACACAGATAGACGCGCAGATTGCCCGTCGCTTCAAAAAGGCGCCACAGGGCGCCGTTACAACTGATGTGTTGCATATGTCAATCACCCCTTCCGCTTCATTTTTACCAAGGGGTGCGCACGCCATACCTGGTGCAGGCGCATTGCCACCAATTGCCTGTCAGGGCGCCCTATTCGTAGCCCAGCTCCCGCAGCATGGCGGGCTTGTTGCGCCAGTCCGGCTGCACCTTGACCCACAGCTGCAGATTGACGGGCGCGCCCATCAAAAGCTCGATATCCCTGCGCGCCGCGCTGCCGATCTCCTTGAGCATGGCGCCGTTTTTTCCAATCAGGATGCCCTTGTGGGAGGCGCGCTCGCAGTAGATGGTGACGTGCATGTCGATCATGCCGTTTTCGCGCGTCTTGATCTGGGTCATCTCCACGCCGATGCCGTGCGGAATCTCGTCGCGCAGGCGGTAGAGCGCTTTTTCCCGGATCAGCTCGGCGGCGATCACCCGCTCCGGCTGGTCGGTGAGCATATCGCCAGGGAAATACTGCGGCCCCTCGGGCAGCTTCTCCGCCAGCAGCACCTCCAGCGCGTCCACGCCATCGCGCGTGCGCGCTGAGATGGGCACGATATCCGCGATACCGTCATACGCCGCGAGCGCCTGAATCATCTCCGCCACGCGCGCCTGGCTCGCCGCGTCAATCTTGTTGATGCACACCACAAGCGGGGCGCTGCCGGCGAGCAGCTTCTGCAAAATCTCCATATCCTGCGGGCGCAGACCGCTTGCGGCGTCCACAAGAAACACCACCGCCTCGACCTCCTCCAGCGCGCTCTGCGCCACGCGCACCATGTATGCGCCCAGGCGGGTGCGCGCCGCGTGCAGGCCGGGCGTGTCCACAAAAATCATCTGGTAGTGCTCGCGCGTGACAATGCCCTGCATGTTGCTGCGCGTGGTCTGGGGTTTGGGCGATACGATCGCCACCTTCTCCCTCACCAGCGCGTTGAGCAGCGTGGACTTGCCCACGTTGGGCCGCCCGATGATGGTGATAAATCCGGAATGAAAAGCCGTTTCGCTCATAACCGATCCTCTCTTGCCTCCGCCAGGGAGGCCGCTCCAAAGCCGTGCGCCAAAAGCGCGCCCAGCGTCCCCGCCTGCACGCGCCCGTTTGCGCCCACCGACAGTACCCGCAGCTGGGGCGCAAACTCGTAGAGCGCCTGGCGGCACACGCCGCAGGGCCACGTCTCATCGGGGTTGTCCGACGCGATGGCGATGGTGTCAAACACCCGCTGCCCCGCCGCCACCGCGGCAAACAGCGCGGTGCGCTCCGCGCAGCAGGTGGCGCTGTAGGCGGCGTTCTCCACATTGCAGCCCACAAACACGCTGCCGTCCTGGCAGCGCAGCGCCGCGCCCACGCGGAAGCCCGAATAGGGGGCGTAGGCCCGCTTGCGCATGTAGAGCGCCATCTTGATCAGGGTGTCGTCTGTCACAGGGCGTCGTTCCGCCATAAACGCATCCACCTCGCTCTTTTGATTCAGCGTACAAGGCCGATTGCGGCCAGCGCCGCCTCTTCCTTTTTGCGCATCACTTCGCGCTGCGCCTCATTGATATGGTCGTAGCCCACCAGATGCAGCGCCGAGTGCACCGCAAGATAGGCCACCTCCCGCGCCAGGCTGTGGCCAAACGCCTCGGCCTGCGCGCTTGCGCGCTCCAGCGAGATGGCCACGTCGCCCAGGTAGATGCGCCCCGTCTCCTCGTCTATGGGCGCCTGGCTGTAGTCGAACTGCTCGAGCATAGGAAAGGAGAGCACGTCCGTAGGCGCCTCCACGCCGCGGAATTCGCCGTTGAGATGCGCGATGGAGGGATCGTCCATAAACAGCACGCTCGCCTCCACGTTGTCAGGGCAGCCCTCCGCCGCCAGCGCCGCACACATGGCCTGGCGCACCTGGGCAAGCAGCGCATCGGGCAGCTGCATCTCCTGCTGCTGGTCGTCTATTTCAATGGTCATGCCTTTTCCTCCACCTCAAGGGATTTGCTGACGGACTTGGCGTCGGTCTGCCCGTCAAGCGTGGGATACTCGATGCGCTCGTGGTACACGCC
Above is a window of Maliibacterium massiliense DNA encoding:
- the recO gene encoding DNA repair protein RecO; the protein is MEKIEGIVVRTANYKEYDRMITILSPQRGCVHAGARGCRRPASKLRPAGQLFCFGEFMLREIGAGKYTVTQVSVRDSFFDLALDLDAFTCATYLANLCEEVAVDGEMHAAVFSWLLYALTELCYGKLPPQDVALCVLLRIMDTLGFRPEMNACVVCGAPVAGEGHFSAALGGMLCTSCRGQDAQAQLLHAGSRSGMAMLLDMPRERLSTFRLSADMRAQLMDALPLFAQYRLEKRFRSQRLMDALSHLQRQTPQKR
- the era gene encoding GTPase Era gives rise to the protein MSETAFHSGFITIIGRPNVGKSTLLNALVREKVAIVSPKPQTTRSNMQGIVTREHYQMIFVDTPGLHAARTRLGAYMVRVAQSALEEVEAVVFLVDAASGLRPQDMEILQKLLAGSAPLVVCINKIDAASQARVAEMIQALAAYDGIADIVPISARTRDGVDALEVLLAEKLPEGPQYFPGDMLTDQPERVIAAELIREKALYRLRDEIPHGIGVEMTQIKTRENGMIDMHVTIYCERASHKGILIGKNGAMLKEIGSAARRDIELLMGAPVNLQLWVKVQPDWRNKPAMLRELGYE
- the cdd gene encoding cytidine deaminase → MAERRPVTDDTLIKMALYMRKRAYAPYSGFRVGAALRCQDGSVFVGCNVENAAYSATCCAERTALFAAVAAGQRVFDTIAIASDNPDETWPCGVCRQALYEFAPQLRVLSVGANGRVQAGTLGALLAHGFGAASLAEAREDRL
- the ybeY gene encoding rRNA maturation RNase YbeY translates to MTIEIDDQQQEMQLPDALLAQVRQAMCAALAAEGCPDNVEASVLFMDDPSIAHLNGEFRGVEAPTDVLSFPMLEQFDYSQAPIDEETGRIYLGDVAISLERASAQAEAFGHSLAREVAYLAVHSALHLVGYDHINEAQREVMRKKEEAALAAIGLVR